The Medicago truncatula cultivar Jemalong A17 chromosome 4, MtrunA17r5.0-ANR, whole genome shotgun sequence genome includes a region encoding these proteins:
- the LOC25493713 gene encoding uncharacterized protein, with the protein MVSSLVIKVKYGNTFRRIGVCMDDNNHMDLNMVGLRDKICSVFNFTANANFILSYVDEDGEQVNLVDDNDLNDMMKQQLKSLRIDVHGSGLFPLKLSQWRNTINKSSPGMILSKDAFWYGSLFVSWIGLCSIIYCKPKEQIVQPVQHVSKGLFFVFGNSESGPKVHTSGGSTSSK; encoded by the exons ATGGTTTCTTCTTTGGTGATCAAG GTGAAATATGGAAATACCTTCAGACGGATCGGTGTTTGTATGGATGACAATAATCACATGGACCTTAACATGGTTGGGTTGAGGGATAAGATATGTTCTGTTTTCAATTTTACTGCTAATGCAAACTTCATTCTGAGCTATGTTGATGAAGATGGCGAGCAGGTGAATCTTGTGGATGATAATGATTTGAATGACATGATGAAACAACAATTGAAATCCTTGAGAATCGATGTACATGGGAGTGGATTGTTTCCACTGAAATTATCTCAATGGAGAAATACCATCAACAAATCTTCCCCTGGGATGATACTGAGCAAAGATGCTTTCTGGTATGGTTCTCTTTTTGTGTCGTGGATTGGATTATGTTCGATTATTTACTGCAAACCAAAAGAACAGATTGTCCAACCCGTCCAGCATGTTAGCAaaggtttgttttttgtttttggaaactCGGAATCCGGCCCAAAGGTTCACACATCCGGAGGATCAACTTCATCAAAGTAA